From one Solanum stenotomum isolate F172 chromosome 12, ASM1918654v1, whole genome shotgun sequence genomic stretch:
- the LOC125848511 gene encoding F-box/kelch-repeat protein At1g30090, translated as MQRVRVSSHQAPVQRLGDSQMTLSPKFRLAAKQSDLLDPSFDLEMWQKGEPLIPGLPDDVALNCLLRIPVDDHMNCRVVCKRWYSLFATKDRFFSRRKELGFHDPWLFVFAFHKTSGKIQWKVFDLKNSSWHTIPAMPCKEKVCPHGFRCICFPHDGVLYVCGGVASDVDCPLNLVVKYEVRRNRWTVMKKMITARSFFASGVIDGMIYVAGGNSTHLFELDSAEVLDPNKGIWCPVANMGTNMASYDSAVLNGKLLVTEGWFWPFYVVPRGQIYDPQTGDWENMASGLREGWTGSSVVLYGRLFVVSEHERTKLKVYDPETDSWDTVEGLPLPEQICKPFSVDCCDNRIVVVGRNLHVAVGHIKSLQPSSKRCSFAVFWQVVDAPASLSDFTPSSAQVLFA; from the coding sequence atgcaaagagTTAGGGTATCATCACATCAAGCTCCAGTGCAAAGGCTGGGAGATTCACAAATGACATTGTCTCCAAAGTTTAGGTTAGCTGCAAAGCAATCTGATTTACTTGATCCTTCATTTGACTTAGAAATGTGGCAAAAGGGAGAACCCTTAATTCCTGGACTTCCAGATGATGTTGCTCTCAACTGTCTCCTTAGGATACCTGTTGATGACCATATGAACTGTAGGGTTGTATGTAAGCGATGGTATTCGCTCTTTGCTACGAAAGATAGATTCTTTTCTCGAAGGAAGGAGCTTGGGTTTCATGATCCTTGGCTTTTTGTCTTTGCCTTTCATAAAACTAGTGGGAAAATTCAGTGGAAAGTTTTTGATCTAAAAAACTCTTCTTGGCATACTATCCCTGCGATGCCGTGCAAGGAAAAAGTGTGCCCCCATGGATTTAGGTGTATCTGCTTTCCCCATGATGGTGTTCTCTATGTTTGTGGTGGGGTAGCCTCTGATGTTGATTGTCCCCTTAATTTGGTGGTTAAGTATGAAGTTCGGAGAAACCGTTGGACTGTTATGAAGAAGATGATCACAGCTAGGTCCTTTTTTGCCAGTGGAGTTATTGATGGGATGATTTATGTTGCTGGAGGAAATAGCACACATCTTTTTGAGCTGGACTCTGCTGAAGTTTTGGATCCTAATAAAGGGATTTGGTGCCCTGTTGCAAATATGGGAACAAATATGGCCTCATATGACTCTGCAGTTCTTAATGGGAAACTTCTAGTAACTGAAGGCTGGTTTTGGCCATTTTATGTTGTGCCTAGGGGCCAGATTTATGACCCTCAAACGGGTGATTGGGAGAACATGGCTTCTGGACTTCGAGAAGGTTGGACTGGTTCTAGTGTTGTGCTATATGGGCGATTGTTTGTAGTTTCCGAACACGAACGCACAAAACTTAAGGTTTATGATCCGGAAACTGATTCCTGGGACACTGTTGAAGGACTTCCACTGCCAGAGCAGATATGTAAACCTTTCTCTGTAGATTGCTGTGACAACCGGATTGTTGTCGTAGGCCGAAATCTTCATGTTGCTGTAGGACATATCAAGAGCCTACAGCCATCTAGCAAACGTTGCTCATTTGCTGTTTTCTGGCAAGTGGTAGATGCTCCTGCATCCCTCTCTGACTTCACGCCGTCTAGTGCACAGGTTCTATTTGCTTAG